CCTTGTTGACGATCTCGATCCCGACGGAAAAGTCGTTGACGCCCTTCCGCCCAAAGGCGTCGGTGCTGACCCCAGCGTGCCAAGCCCGGTCCCAGGTGCTCAAAAACTGCACGATCGAGCCGTCTCGCCCCACGCAAAAGTGGGCACTGACCTGGCTCTTGTCCGTCTTGAACCAACTCACCGTGCTCCAGAGGCTCGGTCCAGACGTGTGGTGAAGGACGATCGTGTCGATGACCGTGCCGGCCGGACGCTTGTTTTGGTTGGGAGAGTCAACCCACACGACCTGGTTGAAGCCGGGGTCCTTCCATTGCGCTTGCCCGACCGATGCTCCAGCCAGCGGGCATGCCGCCAAGGCGACCGCCACGACTGCGGCCCGGTTCACTTCTTCACCTTCAGGCCGTAGTTCAGGGGAAGCCCAAAGTGTTTCATGCGGTCCCAGGGAAAGTTCTTAGGGTCGTTCTTGCGACCCTGGGGCTCGGCGACGTACTCGTGGCTCGTGATCTGCTTGATCTCAGGGAACCTGAGCAACAGGAACCCGATGAGGTTGTCCAGGGCACGGATCTGCGCCTCGGGGTAAGGGGTCTTGCCGTCACCCGGGTTGTCGATCTCGATACCGATCGAGAAATCGTTGACGTTGCGGCGACCATAGGCGTCGACGCTGACCCCCGCGTGCCAGGCCCGGTCGAAAGTGCTCAGGAACTGGACGATGGATCCGTCCTTACCCACGCAAAAGTGGGCGCTGACCTGGCTCTCCGTCGTCGCAAACCAGTTCACCGTCGTGCGCAGAGAGTCTTGGGCGGTGTGATGGAGGACGATGGTGTCAACGACCGTTCCGGCAGGCCGCTTGTTCTGGTTGGGCGACTCGACCCAGACGACCTTGTTGAACCCGGGGTCCTGAAAAACTTGGTCCGCACCGGCCGCCCATGCAGGAGCCGCAATGGCCAGGATAGCGCCGACGAAGGTGTACTTGATAGAATGCAGGCTGATCATGAGGGGCTTACGGACCGTCGGCCAGGCCATCCTGTACGTTTCCGACATGGGCCGTTCCGTTTCGTTTTACCGGAACACGGTCGGCCTTGAACTCAAATTCCCCTTGGATTCAAAGGATTGGTCTCAAGAATATTGGGTGGTCTTTGACATCGGCGGGTTTGAACTGGCCCTGCACCACGGCCCTGCCCGCCAATCCCCCGAGGCCCCGGCGTTGAAGTTCATCGTCGAGGATCTGGACGCCGCCCACGGCGACCTGGCCTCAAGGGGCGTGGGCGTCTCTCCTGTCGAGACCCCGTACCCTGGTGTCCGCCACTTCCACTTCCGCGACCCTGACGGCCAAGTCTGGTTTGTCTCGGCCTGACGCGTAGCCCACGGGTACCATCCAACCGGTCATGATGACGTTTCAAAGCCTTGTCCAAAAGCTCGACGAGTACTGGGCTGGCCAGGGTTGTGCGATTCTTGAGGGGTACGACACCGAAGTCGGGGCGGGCACCAAACATCCGGGGACGTTGTTGCGAAGCCTTGGCCCCGAGCCATGGAACGTCGCCTATGTGCAGCCTTCCCGGCGTCCTGCCGACGGCCGGTACACCCGGAACCCCCAGCGAAGCCAACGGTACTTCCAGTACCAAGTCATCATGAAACCGAGTCCGGACGACATCGTCGACCGTTACCTGGGCTCCCTAGACGCCATCGGCTTCGACACGAAGAAGAACGACGTCCGGCTCGTCGAAGACGACTGGGAAGACCAGGCGGCCGGGGCCAGCGGCGTCGGGTGGGAGGTCTGGGTCAACGGCACCGAGGTCACCCAATTCACCTTCTTCCAGCAGATGGGCGGCATCGAATGCAACCCCGTCTGCGCCGAGATCACCTACGGCCCTGAGCGGCTCTGCCTGATGCTCAACAACTCGGACAGTTTTTGGGACGGGCTGATGTGGAACGACAAGACCAGCTATCGCGACTGCGAGTTCGAGGCGGAGATGCAGAACAACGTCTATAACTTCGAGGTCTCGTC
The Fimbriimonadaceae bacterium genome window above contains:
- a CDS encoding N-acetylmuramoyl-L-alanine amidase, with protein sequence MNRAAVVAVALAACPLAGASVGQAQWKDPGFNQVVWVDSPNQNKRPAGTVIDTIVLHHTSGPSLWSTVSWFKTDKSQVSAHFCVGRDGSIVQFLSTWDRAWHAGVSTDAFGRKGVNDFSVGIEIVNKGDGTEPYPEAQLRALDNLVAVLLRRFPQIKQITSHEFIAEPQGRKNDPINFPWERMRHFGLPLYYGLKPKK
- a CDS encoding N-acetylmuramoyl-L-alanine amidase, which gives rise to MISLHSIKYTFVGAILAIAAPAWAAGADQVFQDPGFNKVVWVESPNQNKRPAGTVVDTIVLHHTAQDSLRTTVNWFATTESQVSAHFCVGKDGSIVQFLSTFDRAWHAGVSVDAYGRRNVNDFSIGIEIDNPGDGKTPYPEAQIRALDNLIGFLLLRFPEIKQITSHEYVAEPQGRKNDPKNFPWDRMKHFGLPLNYGLKVKK
- a CDS encoding VOC family protein; this translates as MRGLRTVGQAILYVSDMGRSVSFYRNTVGLELKFPLDSKDWSQEYWVVFDIGGFELALHHGPARQSPEAPALKFIVEDLDAAHGDLASRGVGVSPVETPYPGVRHFHFRDPDGQVWFVSA
- a CDS encoding glycine--tRNA ligase subunit alpha produces the protein MMTFQSLVQKLDEYWAGQGCAILEGYDTEVGAGTKHPGTLLRSLGPEPWNVAYVQPSRRPADGRYTRNPQRSQRYFQYQVIMKPSPDDIVDRYLGSLDAIGFDTKKNDVRLVEDDWEDQAAGASGVGWEVWVNGTEVTQFTFFQQMGGIECNPVCAEITYGPERLCLMLNNSDSFWDGLMWNDKTSYRDCEFEAEMQNNVYNFEVSSTRVLTELFEIYESESKRVVETPVYWDPELGVLTSTVHDERQDEAKCRLSLVYPALDLALKCSHIFNLLDARGAVSVTERAAYINRIRARVRACCLKYVAPYQAAATK